In Streptomyces sclerotialus, the DNA window TCTACAAGGGCGAGGACATCACCAAGCTGACGGGCCGCGCACTCAAGGCCGTCCGCCGCAACATCCAGATGGTCTTCCAGGACCCCTACACCTCGCTCAACCCGCGGATGACGGTCGGCGACATCATCGGCGAGCCCTTCGACATCCACCCCGAGGTGGCCCCGAAGGGCGACCGCCGGCGCAAGGTCCAGGAGCTGCTGGACGTGGTCGGCCTCAACCCCGAGTACGTGAACCGCTACCCGCACCAGTTCTCCGGCGGGCAGCGGCAGCGCATCGGCATCGCGCGGGGGCTGGCGCTCCGGCCCGAGATCATCGTCGCCGACGAGCCGGTCTCCGCGCTGGACGTCTCCGTCCAGGCGCAGGTGGTGAACCTCCTGGAGCGGCTCCAGGACCAGTACGACCTCTCCTACCTCTTCATCGCCCACGACCTCTCCATCGTCCGGCACATCTCCGACCGCGTCGGCGTGATGTACCTGGGCCGGATGGCCGAGATCGGCACCGACGAGGAGATCTACGAGCACCCCACGCACCCGTACACCCAGGCGCTCCTGTCGGCCGTACCGGTCCCGGACCCCGAGGTCAGCGGCGCCCGCGAGCGCATCATCCTCAGCGGCGACGTGCCCTCCCCGGCCAACCCGCCTTCCGGCTGCCGCTTCCGCACCCGCTGCTGGAAGGCCCAGGACAAGTGCGCCGAGGAGACCCCGGTGCTCGCCGTCCCCGAGGCCCTCAAGGGCACCGACTCCCTGGCCGCCCACGCCTCGGCCTGCCACTTCGCGGAGGAGAAGGACGTGGTGGGGGCGGCGTAGCCCGCTCGCACGACCACGAGGGCACCCGGGACCTACGTCTGGTCCATCCGGGTGCAGCGCCCGGGAGAGCTCCCGCTCTCCCGGGCGTTCTGTCGTTTCCTGCGGCGGACGCCGCCCTCGTGCGTTCGGGGGGAATGTGCGGCGTGGCGTGCTCGTACGGGGGAGGCGGGGGTGCGTGGGGAACTCCTATGGGCTGTTATGTGGCCTACGTACCTATTAGCCGGAGGAGGCACCGGATGCGTGGAGCCACCCGTGCGAAGTGGGCGGCGGGAACGATGGCCGTCGCCCTCGCGGCGACGGCGTGTGGTGGCGGCAGCGGGGGTGGCGGTGGTGAGGAGGGGGTGCTCAGCTCGTCGTGGGGGGACCCGCAGAACCCCCTGGAGCCCGCGAACACC includes these proteins:
- a CDS encoding ABC transporter ATP-binding protein is translated as MAEQSAEQTAGDREPILQVRNLVKHFPLTQGVLFKKQVGAVKAVDGISFDLYRGETLGIVGESGCGKSTVAKLLMNLERATAGEVFYKGEDITKLTGRALKAVRRNIQMVFQDPYTSLNPRMTVGDIIGEPFDIHPEVAPKGDRRRKVQELLDVVGLNPEYVNRYPHQFSGGQRQRIGIARGLALRPEIIVADEPVSALDVSVQAQVVNLLERLQDQYDLSYLFIAHDLSIVRHISDRVGVMYLGRMAEIGTDEEIYEHPTHPYTQALLSAVPVPDPEVSGARERIILSGDVPSPANPPSGCRFRTRCWKAQDKCAEETPVLAVPEALKGTDSLAAHASACHFAEEKDVVGAA